A segment of the Dehalococcoidales bacterium genome:
AAAATAGGTATTCTGTCATTCCGGCGAAAGCCGGAATCCAGTTACCCCCTCCACATGGATTCCGTATCAAGTACGGAATGACAAGGACATGAGCGATTGGAAGCCGAAGCAATCCAGGCGGGGTGATGCCCTCCACCCAGATTGCCACGTCGCGCCGATTGCATCGGGACTCCTCGCAATGACACATCGCCTGCAAGAAACTTTTGGGGGGGATAGGGTTCCCATGAACAACATTGAAGTGGTCGGGCTGGGGGCGCTGAATCTCGACCGTGTCTACCGGGTAGAGCGTACCCTGGGAGACGCCGAGACAGCAGCCGGCAGGGATATGGAACACATCCCGGAAGCGGAACGAAAATTCATCGGCAGCTTCCCCGGCGGCTCGGCGGCCAATACTATATATGGCCTGGCCAGGCTGGGGGTAAATACCGGCTTTATCGGGGCGGTGGGTGACGATGATGAGAGCAGGATACTGCTGCGGGATTTTGAGAAAGCAGGCGTAGACACCAGTCAAATCAAGATAAAACCGGCCACCGGGACAGGCGAAACACTATGCCTCGTCGACAACCTCAACTTCCGCTCTATTCAGGTCACCCCCGGAGCCAACAGTTTATTAAACGCGGGTGATATAGAATTAGATTATTTGAACCGAGCAGGGTTGCTTCACATCTCTTCCTTCGTTGACGACCCTCAACTGGACATTATAGTGCAACTGGTCGCCAGGCTGGATTCCAGAGTCAAAGTAAGTTTTTCCCCGGGCTCACTGTACGCCGCCAGGGGACTGCAAACCCTGACTCCATTACTGGCCAGGGCTGATATCCTT
Coding sequences within it:
- a CDS encoding carbohydrate kinase family protein, whose translation is MNNIEVVGLGALNLDRVYRVERTLGDAETAAGRDMEHIPEAERKFIGSFPGGSAANTIYGLARLGVNTGFIGAVGDDDESRILLRDFEKAGVDTSQIKIKPATGTGETLCLVDNLNFRSIQVTPGANSLLNAGDIELDYLNRAGLLHISSFVDDPQLDIIVQLVARLDSRVKVSFSPGSLYAARGLQTLTPLLARADILFLNESEMKQLTGAVDFSSGARRCIELGCRIVAVTLGQGIPYKSVMATSYIRTAEKEYIIEPGDKSIISALDTTGAGDAFAAGFLYGLLKDKDIEQCGRLGDTVARFSIRKIGARDGLPTLDELSHRYHELYQREL